The genomic segment ATCTACCAGCAATCGCAGATGATTCCGGCCTCGAAGTCAATGCCTTAGCGGGGAAACCTGGCATTTTTTCCGCTCGATTTGGTGGAATCTTATCGGACTCAGAAAGAATAAATTACCTCCTCAAAGAATTAGATGGCGTGCCCGGGGGTAAAAGAGATGCGCAATTTGTTTGTACCATCGCCTTTTTTCTCCCAAGTGGCCTGTCAAAAACCTTCACCGGACAAGTTGCTGGAGAAATACTGCCCAGCCCCCGGGGCAAAAGTGGCTTCGGTTACGACCCCATATTTTTCTGTCCAGAGTTGGGCAAAACCTTTGCTGAAGCTACGAAAGACGAAAAGCAACGTGTTAGTCACCGAGGCAAAGCACTAAAAAGCCTCATAACATGGTTTCGCGAACTGACATAAAAACGTACAATTTTTAGAATTGAGTAGTTGACTGAATACTACTGCCTACACCCTTAGTGGTAATTTATAACCTTATTGGTAAACCATGTTCTCCCGAATTAAGAAGACCAAAATCTCTACTTAGCAAAACTCATAATAGTTGATTAAAAGTTATGCCTATATGGATAGGCCAAAACGAAAAGCGATAACTCTCTTAGAACAATCACCTGGGAGCCCTAATCGTCTCGATAACCAACTCACCGAGGTTGTATAGTTAGCACCCTCACAGTTTATTTCTCATCACGTTTCGCTAACTCCGTAACTACCTGTTGGA from the Trueperaceae bacterium genome contains:
- the rdgB gene encoding non-canonical purine NTP pyrophosphatase, RdgB/HAM1 family; amino-acid sequence: MNSSVVIATSNPGKFAEFRKSLTAIYETILSPTEAGVFSLPEETGSSYIENALLKSKYVAHQTNLPAIADDSGLEVNALAGKPGIFSARFGGILSDSERINYLLKELDGVPGGKRDAQFVCTIAFFLPSGLSKTFTGQVAGEILPSPRGKSGFGYDPIFFCPELGKTFAEATKDEKQRVSHRGKALKSLITWFRELT